GCCGGCAAAAAAATAAAAAGGGGTCTTTTTTGCCGTAAGCTTGAAAGAAAGCTAAACGGGTGTTAATAAAGGCCAACAATTTGAGAGCAATTGTGGGTTCATTATAAAGCTGCATCAGCAATGCTCTTGGCCTCAAAAGGTGGCGTGTTAATTTTTCTTGCTCTATACCATCTTCTAGAAGCGCTTCCGGTCTTCCTTGGTAATAAGCGAGAATTCTAACCACTTCATCCTGTAAAACAGCGCTTGTAATATAAGCGTCTCTTATTTCTTCATCCGCCGTTTTTTGCATAAGCACGTTCTGTTTCAAGCCATAAAAGTGTGTTTTAAAATTATTTTTAACATCATGGTTTATTAGTGACAGCTGTGGCCAATAGATATCCTCTTCAACTCCTAAGGGCAGAGAGTTAAAAAATCGATAGCGGAAGAATAGTTCTAAAAGATAATCTTCCTCCTTTTGTAATGGCAAGAATAGAGGAATGCAAAGCCTGACAGTTAAATTCTCGGCAGCATTTTTTAAGGAGAAAGCCATGACATCTTTTGTGGTTAGAGGAGAGACGGTATCCATTTTAAAAACGACTTCTCCACGCATATTCATAGGGAATTGCAATAAACCAGTCGCAAAGTAAGAAAGCTGTCGAAGGTAAAGCACGCTTGCAGGGAGTAGCTTTCGGCCACCTGTTTGCTCTTCAAAAAACGCCGCAAGACGCTTCTCATAGGTATCTAGACCTCTTGCTTCCAATTCTTTAGAGACGCTGGAGGTATACATCCAATTCAAGTAATATTGTGTTTCTGGGTTTACCTCTCTTTTATCTATCGTTAGCTCCCCCCACCGCGAAGAAAGAGAAAAAATGGAATTCTTGTTAATCTTTTTCAACTTTTTTAGAGAAACAGTTTGCATAATATCTACATCTGAAGGAGCTAACGCTTGCAAAACTTCCTGTAATTTTTGCTGATCAGAGGGGTCTTCAAAGGTAAAATGAGGAGATTGAGCGAATGCGATGAAGGCCGAAGAATCTAAAGTATAGCCTTGTAAAAAATTATCTGGCTGCCTTCGAGCCAAATACTCTCCAATCACTAAGGAAATATGGCTCCCAATAATCATACGAGGCAGAAACAATTCGGACTCCAAACAGTATTTGGCTGAAATGCCGAAAAGCAACTCTAGACATTGGGTGATTTGACCCTCTGGAACTCCATTCCAAAAATTTCTGCCCTCGAGGTTATAGGGTAGAGGAAGGGCATACAAAAATCTAGACACCGATTCAACCACTTGATAGGGGTTTTTAGACGCTGAAGCAAACGCCTCAATCTCTTCTTTTCCTTTTATTAAAGCTTCTAAGACATTCTGAGGGGTAATATCCGCAATCTTTTCGAAAGGGATAGGTGGCAAGCTTACATCCCCGCCTCCTTCATAAAGAGAGCTGGATGGCACAAGTTTTCCACTCGCAGCCGGATGAGTGAAATTGGCCCTCACTAAAATTTGGGGTTCCGGTAAATCGTAAGAAAGTAATGCACTTGGCCTAAAAGAGAAATGCTGCCGCTTTTTTTCAGCAAGGCGCTGTTTGATATCCATTTGCGTATAGGCACAAGCTTCACATTCTGCCTCTGTTAAAAGATTGTCTGCCCGCATTTTTAAAGCATCACGAGCCAACTTACTGCTCACTTCTGAAATTAACTTGTGAGAAGTGCGAGTCCAAGGAGTTTGGGGGTCAAAAAAATACAGGCACGCATCTACAAGAGATTGTTTTCGATAAGCAAACTTGACTTTCCTATAGGCTTCCAATGCGCCCATTTTCTCCCGGTATGTTTTTGCACGATCCAAAAACTTAGAACGCAAAACTCCAAACAAGGCTTCCATTGTGCAAGAGCCAGAATGTTGAGGCTTGCGCATTAGCTCTGGAGTGTTGGAAATAGAAGAAGCGGTACGCTTTCCTTTTAAATAGGCTAACAGCCCTGCATAAATAGATTGAGCAGAAAAATTTAAGGAACGATCAAAGAAAGGAAGAGTTTGCAGCTCGATAAGGGCTTGGAAAAATTCATGCTGACAGATTTGTCTTGAATGGATTTTTTCAGCTTTTAACTTAACATCAGCCCTTCGAACCCCTCTTTCGATGATTCCCTCGTGATACTCGAGTCCCTTCCCTGTATTGTAAACGGCTAGGGAATAAGAGTTCTTATTTTTTTGGATAAGATAAAAAAGGGTATGCCCACCTTCGAGGCAATTGATCCACCCTCCCGGCAAAAGTAAATTTTCCCCCTCCTTCATGTGGGAGACATGCTGTACGAGCTCCTCTGCCAGTTTGGAAATTTTATCGGGAAACTTCTCCCTATCACTCAAAAGGTCCTGAATGCCCCGTGCCCAAGGAAGGCAGTTCTCAAATAACTCCAGATCTGCAAGGTTGCTTTTATTAAAACCTGCCCGCTTCATACAATCAATAAAACGAGTGAGCGTCGCTATGTTTGTCAGCCCTTCAAGAGAAGAATTTTTGATAAATGGATCGCCCGATTCGTTTGCAAACAATAAAATTTGAAAGGTATCCGATCGAGGAGCCCCAGCTGCTTTGGCTAGCCATGATAATTCCTCTATTTTTTCCTGCGAAAGCTGCTTCTCAATCAGGGGGGGATTTTGTTCTAATTCCTCTTTTAGCCGGGGAGAAAAAGAATTGGGAAAAAAGACAGACCCATTTGACGTAGAATTATAAATAGAAAAAACCATACACTCCCCCGCACTTAAAAAAGTAGGCTTTTTGCAGAAAATTTCAAAAAAACCCCTTTCTCTAACTAAAAATCAAGATAAATAACACCTGCTTATCCTTGAAAAGAGCGGATGAGAAAGAAGCTTCGGACGACGTATATGCAAAAGAATCCTTTCTCCCCTGCCCTCAATGAGCAATTGAGTTCCATTATACTTGAAAATTGTGATGCATGCAATGTACAATCGGTCTAATATAGAGCGAGGGAATCCTTAGCCTCATAGCTGAAACCTTGGCATAACCAAAAATTAATTTTTATCCCCTGCTCGCCGAAAGGCAAAAATTAAGCTGCATTCCGCATCTGGGCAATTTAACATACGTCCTAAAAATTGAGAGATAGATTAGTCGAAGATGCCCAAAGGGCGTAAAACAAGGCAATAGTATAGAATTTTAGGGAGTGACAAAAGAGGAAGCTAGAGGATTTCATGACGTTTCCTTCCCGCGAGAATGGAATTTTCATCTTTAGAAATTCTCTTTCTCAAATGAAATTTTACATAAACCCATGAAAAATCTGATGCCTCCGAAAATTTCTTTAGCTGATCGCAAGCGACTGGTTGTCTTAGCCGTTTTTATCTTCAGCTTGCTAGCTTTGTTAATTGTGCAATTTTATAATATTCAAATTATCCAAGGAGAAAAATGGGCACAAGTAGCTAAAAAACAACATTTTTTTACCATTGATGAACCCTTTGTTCGGGGAAGCTTTATCTCCAATACTTTCCTAGAGCGTGGACATGCTGAGCCTGCCCAGAAATTTGTGGTCGATATTCAAAAATTTCATCTCCATATTGATCCTGTTTCTATCCCTGAACCGCACCGCGATCCAATTGCGCAGTACTTGCTTGAAAATTTAACCCTTCCTCCTACAGAAAAAGCTGCTTTGCGCAGCCAGCTTGACGTTAAAAGCCGAAATCGTAAATTAGCCATGTGGTTAGACTCTAAGGTGCAAGAACAGCTATCAAAATGGTGGCTCAGCTATGCCAAACAACATAAAATTGCTCGCAATGCGCTTTTTTTCATCTCCGATTACCAGCGATCTTATCCTTTTGGAAAGCTTCTTGGGCAAGTTTTACATACTATTCAAAACCAAAAAGATGAAGCCACCAAACAAGCCCTCCCTACAGGAGGATTAGAGCTTAAATTTAATCCATTTTTACAAGGAAAGCAGGGGAAAAGGCTTCTCATGCGCTCCCCCAGACATTCTTTCGAAACCGGTGAAATCATTACCCCTCCAGAAAATGGAGCCGATGTTTATTTAACCATTAATCATTGCCTTCAAGCGATCGCGGAAGAAGAACTGGCAAAAGGGGTAAAAAAATGTAAGGGCAAAGCGGGCTGGGCTGTGATTATGGAGCCTCGCACCGGGGAAATTCTGGCTTTAGCTCAATACCCTTTCTTCTATCCACCTGATTATCAGAAATACTTTAATGATCCAACCCTGACTGAGCACACTAAAATCAAAGCAGTCACCGACGCCAACGAACCGGGTTCTGTCATAAAACCTTTTACCCTTGCCACAGCCTTAATAGCAAATGAGCAGATGAGTGAAAGGGGATTACCTCCTATTTTTGACCCAGAAGAAATGATCCCTACCGCCAAGGGACATTTTCCTGGCAGGTCTAAAGATTTAAAAGATTTAAGCTTTCATCAATATCTCAACATGTATATGGCGTTGCAAAAATCTACCAATATTTACATGGCCCGCATTATTGAACGGGTCATCAATCGGCTCGGGAATGAATGGTACCGAAATGTCTTATCGGAAACTTTTAAATTTGGCCAAAAAACAAACATCGAATTGCCTTCTGAAAGTCCTGGCTTACTGCCTAGAATAGGGAAAAAACATCCAAATGGAGCTTTAGAATGGTCTACACCTACCCCTTTTTCTTTGGCAATTGGGCATAATATCCAACTGAATAGCATCCAAATTGCGCGTGCTTATGCTATGCTTGCAAACGGCGGCTATCTCGTCGAACCCACTTTGATTAGAAAGATTGTGAAAAAAAACGCGGACGGTACAGAAACCCTAGTTCTGGATCATACGAATCCCGCCAGGTTGCATAAATTTCCGCAAGTCCTATCAAAACCGATTGTCAATGAAGTAGTGAAAGCCATGAAATATGTCACTAAACCGGGAGGGTCGGGACAAAAAGGAGATATCTGGGGTTATACGGAAGTAGGCAAAACAAGTACAGCCGAGAAAGTGGTAAA
This window of the Parachlamydia sp. AcF125 genome carries:
- a CDS encoding penicillin-binding protein 2, which produces MPPKISLADRKRLVVLAVFIFSLLALLIVQFYNIQIIQGEKWAQVAKKQHFFTIDEPFVRGSFISNTFLERGHAEPAQKFVVDIQKFHLHIDPVSIPEPHRDPIAQYLLENLTLPPTEKAALRSQLDVKSRNRKLAMWLDSKVQEQLSKWWLSYAKQHKIARNALFFISDYQRSYPFGKLLGQVLHTIQNQKDEATKQALPTGGLELKFNPFLQGKQGKRLLMRSPRHSFETGEIITPPENGADVYLTINHCLQAIAEEELAKGVKKCKGKAGWAVIMEPRTGEILALAQYPFFYPPDYQKYFNDPTLTEHTKIKAVTDANEPGSVIKPFTLATALIANEQMSERGLPPIFDPEEMIPTAKGHFPGRSKDLKDLSFHQYLNMYMALQKSTNIYMARIIERVINRLGNEWYRNVLSETFKFGQKTNIELPSESPGLLPRIGKKHPNGALEWSTPTPFSLAIGHNIQLNSIQIARAYAMLANGGYLVEPTLIRKIVKKNADGTETLVLDHTNPARLHKFPQVLSKPIVNEVVKAMKYVTKPGGSGQKGDIWGYTEVGKTSTAEKVVNGVYSKTQNIATFVGFTPIDKPAFVLLVTIEEPECCYIPGIGKNSRGGVATAPVFREIAMKSLEYLGIKPDDPFGYPLGDPRRDSEKAHWMQETRKLQEMYEKWNNKA